Within the Syntrophorhabdaceae bacterium genome, the region CCGGGGAGAAGCCATCCTTCTATATGGAGATTCCACCCCTGCGGCTGCCTAAGATCTCCAACATCATCACAAAGACCTACACGAGGGTGCATTGGTACTTCAAAGAGATCTTTCCTATGTTTGTCCTTGCCAGCGTCTTTATCTGGGTCGGGCAGATCACCGGGCTCTTCGATTTGCTAGTGCGCGGCCTCGAGTATCCGATCCGCCTTCTGGGCCTTCCCGAGAAAAGTGCTGTCAGTTTCCTTTTCGGATTTTTCAGACGTGATTATGGGGCAGCGGGTTTCTATGATATGAAAAAAGCGGGGCTTCTTACGGTCAATCAACTTCTGGTCGCCTCCGTGACCCTCACGCTCTTTCTCCCGTGTGTCGCCCAGTTTCTTATAAATGTGAAGGAGCGAGGGATAAAGATGGGCGTTGGGCTTTCTGTCTTCATCCTTGGATTCTCTTTTGGGGTAGGCTATATCCTTCACATTGTCCTGGATACGCTGGGGGTACAGCTATGAGATGTTCTTTTTGCGGCACAGAGTTCGAGGAGGAAGAAACCCAAAAGGGGTGTGGGCGGTGTTACTTGACAAAAGCGTGTCAGATGGTTCGTTGTCCCCGTTGCGGATATGAAATGCCGCCCGAACCGATATGGATGAAACACTTAATAACGTGGATAAAGAGATGGAGGAGAAAAAGATGAAACTATCCGAAAGAGCGCAAGAGATTTTGGAGACATTGTGGATCAATATCGTTGAAGAAAAGAAGGACGGCCTTCCTGTTGGGCTCACCGAAAGAGAGGAGGCCCTGGCAGAGCTGCTCAAGAGTGGATATGTCCAGATTTCCACAGGAAGGGTCATTCTCAAGGAAAAAGGCAAGAAGGAAGGTGCGAGGGTTCTTCGGCGCCATCGGCTTGCGGAAAGGCTCCTTACGGATGTGCTGGATATAAGGAAAGCTCTTATTCATGAGATAGGCTGCAAATTCGAGCATCTGCTTTTCGAGGAAGTGGAAGAGAATGTTTGTACCCTTCTTGGTCATCCGAAGGTTTGTCCTCACGGTAAAGCTATTCCGCCTGGAAAATGCTGTGATAAATCGACTAAAGAGGCAGCCCGGGTCGTGTGCCTGCTTAAAGATTTGGAAGTCAAGGAACACGGGGTGATCGCGTACCTGGCAACAAATGATCCGGCAAGGCTTAATAAACTAATGGCCATGGGTGCTCTACCTGGGCTTCCAATCACTATGGTGCAGAAATTTCCTTCTTATGTCTTTCAGATCGGTCAAAGTCAGTTCGCAGTGGACAAAGAGATGGCGGAAGGGCTTTATGTACGGCCGGAAAAAGCTCAATAGCGATGGAGGATAAGATTTCTGGAAAGGTGATATTGACTATGTTGGCACTGTTTTTGTCGCTACTCACGGCTGGGGCGGCCGCCCGCCTATGACGATAAAGGGGCGAAGACCGGGGCATTTTCGAGCAGGTGACCAGCAAACACTGGGCTTACGAGGAAGTGTGAGAGCCGGGGGAAAATACAGCGCCGTGGAAAAGCTCCGCGAAAAAGAATCCTGTCCCAGAATGGAGTTGGCCCATTGCCTCCTCACTATCATAGACACAATCGTCGAAAACCACGAGAAAGGGGAACAGGGGCGATTAACCGGTACGACATCATAAAAATGGCCCATGGGGCCGGGCTTGTCAAATTCATACTAGGCCAGGTTTATAGTAACAGCGAAACGCTATGGACATGGTCATTGACGGTGGACCGTGCGTATTTACATTTGGAGGGTGAAGGATGCGAGAATTACATTCATTCATAAAGGTTTTTTTACTGGCTGCTGTGCTTTTGATCGGTATTATTGCCAGGCCAGCCCTTGCGGTCCGTCCCTTCGTCACAGACGATGCGCGGGTCCTTGACGAACATACGATGCAAATAGAGACGTCCGTGCGCTACGATAAGGATGTTTTTACGAACTTGAGCCTCCTGGCTCTGAACCCAGGAGGGAAAGCAGAAATGACGATGGGTTTTGTCAACGGTTTTCCCCTTGATATGGAGTCAAACCGGAGTTATTCGATCACAGGGCCGCTTACACAGTTCAAATACTTGCTCTGGGATGCTAAGCCGAACAAGCACCCCGGCATGGCTTTTGCGTTAGGCGCATCGCCGCCCTGGGGCAGAGGTGATTTCAGACCGGACAGGTGGAGCGAATTTTTGTACTTGGCAGCCACAGAGTCATTGTTCGACAAGGACCGCGCGCTCATTCATGCCAATATTGGCGTTTCTACAACCAACCCTGCGACAGTGGCGACCTGGGGTTTAGGTACGCAGTTTCGTATCGCCGGGGGACTTAACGGTGTTCTCGAGGTCTATTATAATGATCCCTATGCGGGAAGCACGGGCGGGGCTTATCAGACGGGGTTCCGATACATTGTGAGCGACAACATACAGATCGACTTAACAACCGGTTCAGGACTATTCGGAAAAGAACAGATCAACACCTTTGTCGGGATGGGTTTGAGGATGGTGAGCGATAAGTTGTGGTAACGAAGGTAGGTTTCGAACGCATAGCATTGACAGGATGAATGCAAAACCTCTAAACTGGGGTTGTACTGAAGATGGGGTACGGTCAGAGTCAGTTTTCGCAGGTAATTATCGATTACCAGGTGTAATTTTGCACTCTATTCGAAAATCCATTCTTGAGGACTACAGGAAGGAAGCAACAGGTTTACTGTAATGAATCGGCTAACCGGCCTTGTCAAAAATGCCATCAAGGAAGACATTCTGAACAGGCTGGTTGAGCCAGCTTATCTTCCATGAAGTTACGATCTTCGTTTCGTTATCGAAACTGTAGTCCAGGCGAGCTGAAGCCTTTGCGTCAGGGCTCGCTCCAGAGAGAACCACCCTACGCCCACCGTCCACCTCACTCAGTATGACGACAGTGGAAATATTCTCTGCCAAGGCCTTCTCCTTTATCCTTCCTACAAGGGCTTCCTTCCAATAACCATCCCTGAGTGGGAGAGATACTGTCTTTATCGTACCGTCTGGATGCATGAAGAAGGCCGTTGGTTCTATCTCTCCCTCGGTAGCCAGTTTACTTTGTAATCTGTCTGCTGCCTTCTCGATCGTGCTCTTCAATGCACCGTTCAAAGTGGGAGGTGTCTTCTTTTCATCATTGACACCGACTGTGGTGGGGGAAAGGGGCGAGGAATCAGGTGCAGGAACCGACGGCTGAGAGTTTGGCTGAGAAACAGCCGCTGTGTTGCTTCGACCTTTCTTATTCTTTCTCCAAGGCATCTCTCTCCTCCATTATATACTATGACCCATGATTATGTCGATGATATTCAAATGCAATTACCGAATTTTTTGCGGGAAATATCATACCCCGTCAAGGTGTATTAATGGTGTGTCCCAGAAAGATCCAGGACGGGGTCAGAGGAGTGCGTTAGTATAGAGGGCGACCGGAAGAACTGCTCCGGTGAGCTATCTCTGCCGTCATAGCAGCCTTTTGCATTACGTCAATGGGGGTACTTTGAGGATAAGAAGAACCACCGGACGGTTGCGCGTCCGGTGGGTGACAAGGGGAGAAAAGTAGATAAGGTTATTAACCCTAGTACCGAAAGACCTATACGTCAAGTACTTCGACTCTTGAATTATCAAGTGGGAGGTTCTTGCCTCTCATTTAATAATCTGTAATATCCTGCCACTTCAGAGGGCGGATGTCACTCCGCCCATCGAAGCGGTAGTGTTTCTAATGTTGGTGTCTCAACCTATTTTCGTCTTTCACTTCCCGGTATTTGAGGGCTTCTCTGAGCTGCCTTACGGCTTGCTCGGAGTCTCTAATGGCGTCTTCCCTGTGACCGCCAAAATCGTGTGGTGCCGCTTTCATATAAGCTATCGCATCCTCAAGGGCATGAATGGCTTTGACAATCCGTGGATGAGCCCCTCTTTCGCCCTGCATCGTGGCCTGTGCCATTGCAGGTGCCACCGTGACAAGAGAGAATAACAAAGCGACGATTGTTGCGCACAACATTATTGAGACAAAACTCTTTTTCATAATCGCACCCCTCACTGATCATGCTTTTCATTATAGATCTGTTTGCTGACCTGATTCTCTTGCTGATTGAGCGTCCGCTGCTCCTGCTTCGTGATATGCCCTCCGTTTTGAGAAGCCATATCCCGTTCTTCTTGTCGAACCTGTCGATCCTCCGTGTGCAACTGTGCGGCCTGTTGCTGCGTTAAAGTCCCGTTCTTCACACCCTGGTTAATGCGGCTGTTCTGGTTGGAGAGCCGTTTATTGACCTCTGTTCTGCGAGGATGGTTCTTCTGCCACGTTGTTTCAGCATGAGCGGGAGATATGCTGGCGCTCATGATGAAACCGCCCATAACCACAAGTCCT harbors:
- a CDS encoding metal-dependent transcriptional regulator, producing the protein MKLSERAQEILETLWINIVEEKKDGLPVGLTEREEALAELLKSGYVQISTGRVILKEKGKKEGARVLRRHRLAERLLTDVLDIRKALIHEIGCKFEHLLFEEVEENVCTLLGHPKVCPHGKAIPPGKCCDKSTKEAARVVCLLKDLEVKEHGVIAYLATNDPARLNKLMAMGALPGLPITMVQKFPSYVFQIGQSQFAVDKEMAEGLYVRPEKAQ
- a CDS encoding nucleoside recognition domain-containing protein, with protein sequence GEKPSFYMEIPPLRLPKISNIITKTYTRVHWYFKEIFPMFVLASVFIWVGQITGLFDLLVRGLEYPIRLLGLPEKSAVSFLFGFFRRDYGAAGFYDMKKAGLLTVNQLLVASVTLTLFLPCVAQFLINVKERGIKMGVGLSVFILGFSFGVGYILHIVLDTLGVQL